The uncultured Desulfuromonas sp. genome has a segment encoding these proteins:
- a CDS encoding polysaccharide biosynthesis/export family protein, whose protein sequence is MKKTITSAVLFTVLWSSLAWAGDYVIGAGDGLNVSVWGVPELSVSVAVRPDGKITLPAVGDVDTAGMTPTQLSDKLTTVLGDYVKNPIVTVTVAQVTNNRIYISGGGVPAQVRPLVATSSLFKLLCGLNGIENADLQRGFVMRGGEKLDVDMYDLFNRGNLAADINLEAEDILFLPTNELNKVYVVGAVANPQAIVYRDGLSILDVILESGGFTKFAKTSAVLILRKKGNEREQIKLNMDDLMEDGVLSENVPMQRGDYVLVREGMF, encoded by the coding sequence ATGAAAAAAACAATTACGAGTGCCGTCCTTTTTACTGTGTTATGGAGTTCGCTCGCCTGGGCGGGTGATTATGTTATCGGCGCCGGCGATGGTTTAAATGTTTCTGTCTGGGGCGTTCCCGAACTCAGCGTTTCTGTCGCGGTGCGTCCCGATGGGAAAATCACCTTACCTGCGGTTGGTGATGTGGATACCGCTGGAATGACACCGACTCAGCTGAGCGATAAACTGACAACTGTACTTGGCGATTATGTCAAAAATCCCATCGTGACGGTGACCGTCGCCCAGGTAACCAACAACCGGATCTATATCTCCGGTGGCGGTGTGCCGGCGCAAGTTCGTCCTCTTGTCGCAACGTCGTCACTGTTCAAACTTCTCTGTGGTCTCAATGGCATTGAAAATGCGGACTTGCAACGTGGTTTTGTCATGCGCGGCGGCGAGAAGTTGGATGTCGATATGTACGATTTGTTCAATCGGGGAAACTTGGCGGCGGACATCAACCTTGAGGCGGAGGATATTCTCTTTCTGCCGACCAATGAACTGAATAAAGTCTATGTCGTCGGTGCTGTGGCCAACCCTCAAGCCATTGTTTATCGGGATGGACTCTCCATTTTGGATGTCATTCTGGAGTCCGGTGGTTTTACTAAATTTGCCAAGACAAGTGCCGTTCTCATTCTGCGTAAAAAAGGTAACGAGCGAGAACAAATTAAATTGAACATGGATGACCTCATGGAAGATGGGGTACTTAGCGAGAATGTTCCCATGCAACGTGGCGATTATGTCCTGGTGCGTGAGGGTATGTTTTAA
- a CDS encoding TIGR03013 family XrtA/PEP-CTERM system glycosyltransferase codes for MQKISSLLVVVDLALATLSLVLGHVVYMGETCGLSTFSGAGGFSLLFFVLFTTFSSYFCEIYRWENAFGRLDRIARTGVAISLAFFMLASLAFVMPMAMIGRGLLVVSLVIFGILQFSVHQILMSMMGTTALSTRVLVVGCGALAEKVERLLQDQKGQQVLVGFVQPESEDCTVDEEKVLGYVDDLEKLVSTTCTNRVVVALTERRGSLPLRELLHCKLNGIEIIDIQTFYEQMTRKLLVENFQPSSFIYANGFRITVIGRFMKRVLDIFLSLVGIALSFPAWLVVAYLVRSDSPGPVFFRQVRVGEWGRHFTLYKFRTMREDAEKETGAVWATENDPRVTKVGAFLRKSRLDELPQLLNVLMGDMSFVGPRPERPEFVEKLSMNIPYYFARHTVKPGVTGWAQVLYPYGASEEDAFEKLRYDLYYLKNYSMTMDVLIILETIKVVLLGRGGR; via the coding sequence ATGCAAAAAATATCCTCTTTGTTGGTCGTTGTTGACCTTGCTTTGGCGACGCTCTCTCTTGTGCTTGGGCATGTCGTTTATATGGGAGAAACCTGTGGTCTCAGCACTTTTAGTGGGGCTGGCGGATTCAGCTTGTTGTTCTTTGTCTTATTTACAACATTCTCAAGTTATTTCTGTGAGATCTATCGTTGGGAAAATGCCTTTGGTCGACTGGACCGGATCGCTCGCACTGGGGTTGCCATCAGTTTAGCTTTTTTTATGCTGGCGTCTCTTGCTTTTGTCATGCCCATGGCCATGATCGGCCGGGGGCTTTTAGTTGTTTCCTTGGTGATCTTCGGAATCTTGCAGTTCTCGGTGCATCAGATCCTTATGTCGATGATGGGAACAACGGCGTTGTCCACCCGGGTGCTGGTTGTTGGCTGTGGGGCTTTGGCGGAAAAAGTTGAAAGATTGCTGCAAGATCAAAAGGGCCAACAGGTTCTCGTCGGTTTCGTCCAGCCGGAATCGGAGGATTGTACCGTCGATGAAGAAAAAGTGCTTGGCTATGTCGATGATCTGGAGAAGCTCGTTTCAACAACCTGCACCAACCGTGTCGTTGTTGCTCTCACTGAACGACGCGGCAGTTTACCCTTGCGGGAATTACTCCATTGTAAACTCAATGGCATTGAGATTATTGATATACAGACGTTTTATGAGCAAATGACCCGAAAACTGCTGGTCGAAAATTTCCAACCGAGCAGTTTCATCTATGCCAATGGTTTTCGTATAACGGTCATTGGGCGATTCATGAAACGCGTTCTCGATATCTTTTTGTCCTTAGTGGGAATTGCTCTCTCGTTTCCCGCCTGGCTTGTTGTGGCCTATCTGGTGCGTTCCGATTCTCCGGGTCCGGTTTTCTTTCGCCAGGTTCGCGTGGGAGAATGGGGCCGTCATTTTACACTGTATAAATTTCGCACGATGCGCGAGGACGCCGAGAAAGAAACCGGAGCCGTATGGGCAACGGAAAACGATCCACGGGTTACGAAAGTCGGTGCTTTTTTACGTAAAAGCCGACTGGACGAGTTGCCGCAACTGCTCAATGTTCTTATGGGGGATATGAGTTTTGTCGGACCACGACCGGAACGTCCTGAATTTGTCGAAAAACTTTCTATGAATATTCCCTATTACTTTGCCCGCCATACCGTAAAACCGGGTGTAACCGGCTGGGCTCAGGTCCTCTATCCTTATGGAGCATCGGAGGAAGATGCATTTGAGAAGCTCCGCTACGATCTCTATTATCTTAAAAATTATTCGATGACGATGGATGTCCTGATTATCCTTGAAACAATTAAAGTGGTTCTTTTGGGCCGAGGAGGCCGATAG
- the prsT gene encoding XrtA/PEP-CTERM system TPR-repeat protein PrsT — MNRIYKLLVCGVFLVLAACQGQTKEELVQQGVQLMQQGNPLGAVVCFRNALEQDPNYTDARYQLGLAYLKTKKLEEAEKELKKVQLQEPGRHDVLLDLAMISLALNRVPEAEKDILQFLEKNGKTSRSQHYLGLVQQVRGDLPGAEALLLESIDLDDKNAEPFLSLTRLYLSQGRIADAKQLLQLAIKSFPKNEALYWMLATVEARSGNRAEAVNAYDQVVRLNPEAVGAYYFAGIFSLDGEDLSTSGKYLKTMQQRFAEHPATTRLQGMTYFVQGDLKNAAISLRKSIKQLPDLAGYYFLGLTEFRLKNYELALSQFQKALDLNPDHLQSRVLLGMTLLHQKRIDDCIYQLTQVLQENDRFALAHNVIGSAYLAKGDYDVAIEHFDRAIILDPQLADPHLKKGLLNLSQKNESGAELELEKALDAAPESLNTRFLLASLYLKQRNYQGVIDLMQAGLDGTSQDGIVYNYMAAAYLAQKKFPEGIEALQKAKAAKADYLAPYFNLANAYLVMQKRDLAEGEYQALLNVAPNNVKALISLASLQEMSGEGDTAKATYLRARATDDPQGFLALAGYCARSKDVDAFSQVVEDAFATHPKHPDILRLRGRFLLSQKQFSEAIATFKSLEEIQPETAAALLAASWLASGEQDKALSFAQEKIRAQPEKSVGYLLLSTVQKELGQKEEAEKTLQNGFSHVRDPELLLQLGSLYAQTQRLPKAEKLFRDLKKDYPAFAPGLYALGMLQDQRGYKQEAESLYREVLEKDKKHIGALNNLAYLYAENNGDLEESLTLAIQAFRSDPSNPVLLDTLGYALIKNERYQEAVNVLTKASRLLPNMATVHLHLGQALIGAEKNNEAQQALEHVVALQTEPESSQAQKLLDRLKH; from the coding sequence ATGAATAGGATTTACAAATTACTTGTTTGCGGCGTTTTTCTGGTTTTGGCGGCCTGCCAGGGTCAGACGAAGGAGGAGCTGGTTCAGCAGGGGGTTCAGCTCATGCAGCAGGGGAACCCATTGGGGGCTGTGGTTTGTTTTCGAAATGCCCTTGAGCAGGACCCCAATTATACGGACGCCCGTTATCAACTGGGTTTGGCCTATTTAAAAACAAAAAAGCTGGAAGAGGCGGAAAAAGAGCTTAAAAAAGTTCAGTTGCAGGAGCCCGGACGCCATGACGTTCTGTTGGATCTTGCGATGATTTCTCTTGCCTTGAACCGAGTGCCTGAAGCTGAAAAGGACATTCTTCAGTTTTTGGAGAAAAATGGTAAAACGTCCCGTTCTCAGCATTATTTGGGGCTTGTGCAGCAAGTTCGAGGAGATCTGCCCGGAGCTGAGGCTCTGCTTTTGGAATCCATTGATCTGGATGATAAAAATGCAGAGCCTTTTTTGTCGCTGACCCGCTTATATCTGAGCCAGGGGCGTATTGCGGACGCCAAACAGCTGTTGCAGCTTGCAATCAAATCTTTTCCGAAAAACGAAGCGCTTTACTGGATGCTGGCGACCGTTGAGGCGCGGAGCGGGAATCGCGCTGAAGCGGTGAACGCCTATGATCAGGTCGTGCGTCTCAATCCCGAAGCTGTCGGTGCGTATTATTTTGCGGGAATTTTTTCTCTCGACGGCGAGGATTTGTCTACCTCCGGAAAATATTTGAAAACCATGCAGCAGCGTTTTGCTGAACATCCTGCGACGACTCGTCTTCAAGGAATGACTTATTTTGTACAGGGTGATTTGAAAAACGCGGCAATCTCTTTACGTAAATCCATCAAGCAACTTCCAGACCTGGCTGGATATTATTTCCTTGGTCTTACTGAATTTCGGCTTAAAAACTATGAGCTGGCTCTGAGTCAGTTTCAAAAGGCTCTTGATTTAAATCCCGATCATCTGCAAAGCCGCGTTTTATTAGGGATGACATTGTTGCACCAGAAGCGCATTGACGATTGCATTTACCAGTTGACTCAGGTGTTGCAGGAAAATGACCGTTTTGCGCTGGCGCACAATGTGATTGGTTCCGCCTATCTGGCCAAAGGGGATTACGATGTTGCGATTGAGCATTTCGATAGAGCAATCATTCTGGATCCTCAGTTGGCTGATCCACACTTGAAAAAAGGTTTGCTGAATTTATCGCAAAAAAATGAGTCCGGAGCTGAGCTTGAGCTGGAAAAAGCTCTGGATGCGGCCCCGGAATCGTTAAATACACGGTTTCTTCTCGCCTCTTTATATCTCAAACAACGTAATTATCAGGGCGTGATCGATTTGATGCAGGCCGGTTTGGATGGGACATCTCAAGATGGGATTGTCTACAATTATATGGCCGCAGCGTACCTTGCGCAAAAGAAGTTTCCGGAGGGAATTGAGGCGTTGCAAAAAGCCAAGGCGGCTAAGGCGGATTATCTGGCACCCTATTTCAATTTGGCGAATGCCTATCTCGTGATGCAAAAACGCGATTTAGCCGAAGGGGAATATCAGGCGTTATTGAACGTCGCTCCCAATAATGTCAAGGCATTGATTTCTCTTGCGTCATTGCAAGAGATGAGCGGCGAAGGCGATACCGCGAAAGCAACGTATCTGCGCGCACGGGCTACCGACGATCCTCAAGGTTTTCTGGCCTTGGCAGGTTATTGTGCTCGCAGCAAAGATGTTGACGCTTTTAGCCAGGTTGTTGAAGACGCCTTTGCGACACACCCGAAGCATCCGGATATTTTAAGATTGCGTGGCCGGTTTCTGCTGAGCCAAAAGCAATTTTCTGAAGCGATTGCAACCTTTAAAAGCCTTGAAGAAATACAGCCCGAGACAGCCGCTGCATTACTTGCGGCGAGCTGGCTGGCAAGTGGCGAGCAAGATAAGGCGTTGTCTTTTGCGCAAGAGAAGATCAGGGCGCAACCGGAAAAGTCCGTCGGTTATCTTCTTCTCTCGACGGTGCAAAAGGAATTGGGTCAAAAAGAAGAGGCAGAAAAAACGTTGCAAAATGGCTTTTCGCATGTGCGTGATCCAGAGCTTTTGCTGCAACTGGGGAGTCTGTATGCCCAAACTCAGCGGCTCCCAAAGGCAGAGAAACTTTTTCGTGATTTGAAAAAAGACTATCCGGCCTTTGCACCCGGACTTTATGCCTTGGGCATGTTGCAAGACCAGCGCGGCTATAAGCAGGAAGCAGAAAGTTTATATCGCGAAGTTTTGGAGAAGGATAAAAAACATATCGGGGCGTTAAATAATTTAGCCTACCTTTATGCGGAAAATAATGGTGACCTGGAAGAATCTCTCACCTTGGCCATACAGGCATTCCGTAGTGATCCGTCTAATCCCGTTCTGCTTGATACTTTGGGCTATGCGCTTATCAAAAACGAGCGCTATCAAGAAGCTGTTAATGTTTTAACCAAGGCTTCACGTTTGTTACCGAATATGGCCACGGTTCATTTACATCTGGGGCAAGCTTTAATCGGTGCTGAAAAAAACAATGAAGCACAACAGGCTTTGGAACATGTCGTTGCATTACAGACTGAGCCTGAATCCTCCCAGGCCCAAAAACTGTTGGATCGTCTTAAACACTAA
- a CDS encoding PEP-CTERM/exosortase system-associated acyltransferase gives MSDQQFSDYFHFKKVDIADPLMEEVYRLRYQVYCSECGFESSDDHPLGMERDAYDACASHFCAVAVRSGVVVGTVRVVHESAMGLPLERHCELDGQGGFYNAKRCVGEISRLAISKQYSRREIDDVICRLTSSGRLVLGGFADLRRSLEAYIVSGLYQCLYQHSLEHGLTHWYAVMVEGLPKLLKRRQIYWRQIGKEVDCHGRRIPYEAEIATNRARVSRDNPWLLKKPVGW, from the coding sequence ATGTCTGATCAACAATTCTCTGACTACTTCCATTTTAAAAAAGTTGATATCGCAGATCCATTGATGGAGGAGGTTTATCGCCTTCGTTATCAAGTGTATTGCTCTGAGTGCGGCTTTGAATCGTCCGATGATCACCCCCTGGGGATGGAGCGGGACGCCTACGATGCCTGCGCAAGCCATTTTTGTGCCGTTGCTGTGCGAAGCGGTGTGGTGGTGGGGACCGTCCGTGTTGTTCATGAATCTGCCATGGGGTTGCCTCTTGAGCGTCATTGCGAGCTTGACGGTCAAGGAGGCTTTTACAATGCGAAACGGTGCGTTGGGGAAATTTCTCGTTTGGCGATCAGTAAACAGTATAGCCGTCGCGAAATTGATGATGTCATTTGCCGGCTCACAAGTTCAGGCCGGCTTGTGCTGGGAGGTTTTGCCGATCTGAGGCGAAGTCTGGAGGCCTATATCGTATCGGGGCTTTACCAGTGTTTATACCAGCACAGTCTTGAGCATGGTTTGACCCACTGGTATGCCGTCATGGTGGAGGGGTTACCCAAACTGTTGAAACGTAGACAGATTTATTGGCGGCAGATTGGCAAGGAAGTGGATTGCCACGGGCGTCGTATTCCCTATGAGGCTGAAATTGCGACAAACAGAGCGCGTGTCTCTCGCGATAATCCTTGGTTGCTAAAAAAACCGGTGGGTTGGTAA
- a CDS encoding PEP-CTERM sorting domain-containing protein encodes MKKIQKYLAISFTLLLLPVQTWSISLDAVTIDTLLPFYDTAGGIFGPNLLEDYPELSATSALGVFSTTDTPYPTTNLGYQYDGLLNGIEPGYAGGNSVIIDGESYKSTEVKQLAVNGTTVDYVFTGLEFINSWELQDLDKDGYKDDPGWIYLGKDETPNIEDDFQAHDAPFDLSTILDIEVSVTGGTGTWSLTPLPGITDKVENLLGGSTFFDHIAFILKNSTEFVIYDFNFNLLFGDDFIWQPYALSGTFDTKDINNDSLSYLSIWVKDPEGIQTIPEPSSLLLVGAGIMGLAIARRSKKS; translated from the coding sequence ATGAAAAAAATTCAAAAATATCTCGCAATATCATTTACCTTGTTACTGCTGCCTGTCCAGACATGGTCAATAAGCTTGGATGCAGTAACTATCGATACACTCCTCCCCTTTTATGACACAGCCGGTGGAATATTTGGTCCTAACCTCCTTGAGGATTACCCTGAATTGAGCGCGACCAGCGCACTTGGCGTTTTTTCCACAACTGACACACCATACCCGACCACAAACCTAGGATATCAATACGACGGGCTTCTGAACGGGATAGAACCTGGCTACGCAGGAGGCAATTCGGTAATTATAGACGGGGAATCATATAAGTCGACCGAAGTGAAACAACTGGCCGTTAACGGAACAACAGTTGACTACGTCTTTACCGGTCTTGAATTCATAAACTCATGGGAGTTGCAAGATCTTGACAAAGACGGATACAAAGACGATCCAGGCTGGATATACCTTGGGAAAGACGAAACACCCAACATTGAAGATGATTTCCAAGCCCATGATGCACCCTTTGACCTTTCTACAATTCTTGATATAGAGGTCAGCGTTACAGGAGGCACTGGCACATGGAGCCTTACCCCTCTTCCTGGAATTACAGACAAAGTCGAAAACCTGTTAGGAGGTAGCACCTTTTTCGACCACATCGCCTTTATATTGAAAAATTCTACGGAATTCGTTATTTACGACTTCAATTTCAACTTACTGTTCGGTGATGATTTCATCTGGCAACCCTATGCCCTAAGTGGCACCTTTGACACTAAAGATATCAATAACGACAGCCTCTCTTACCTCAGCATCTGGGTCAAGGACCCGGAAGGAATACAGACAATTCCCGAACCTTCCAGTCTCCTTCTTGTCGGCGCTGGCATTATGGGGCTAGCAATAGCCAGACGAAGCAAAAAAAGCTGA